Proteins encoded together in one Planctopirus ephydatiae window:
- a CDS encoding OmpA/MotB family protein yields MGPYLRCFVLALLCLVVAMQSGCHCREKRMLRQSQMHSRQLYQQYQGLAMERNQFQGNLSQLMAEKAQLEQQNATLRNGLELANQRVDNMLAANSSLEDKVKNMLTSSTKNPLSTDANQRMEELRRKYPDFEFDPQTGVSKFQENLLFASGSDEIRPEAYALLQEFARIMNSADSKHLKVLVVGHTDDKPISRKAVADKHPTNWHLSTDRANSVVLALKKSGLAEQRMGAAGYSLFQPLAPNSDDKNRQKNRRVEIFVLAPDAVVAGWETGGANN; encoded by the coding sequence ATGGGCCCGTATTTACGTTGCTTCGTTCTCGCCCTGCTTTGCCTCGTTGTCGCGATGCAGAGCGGCTGTCATTGCCGTGAAAAGAGAATGCTGCGCCAGAGCCAGATGCATTCCCGTCAGCTCTATCAGCAGTACCAGGGACTGGCGATGGAACGCAATCAGTTCCAGGGCAATCTGTCTCAACTCATGGCTGAAAAGGCACAGCTTGAACAACAGAATGCGACACTTCGCAATGGCCTCGAACTGGCCAATCAGCGGGTGGATAACATGCTGGCAGCCAACTCGAGTCTGGAAGACAAAGTCAAGAACATGCTGACCAGCAGTACGAAAAACCCACTCTCGACGGACGCCAATCAGCGTATGGAAGAGCTTCGCCGTAAATATCCCGATTTCGAATTTGATCCTCAGACGGGTGTCAGCAAGTTCCAGGAAAATCTGCTCTTTGCCTCAGGAAGTGATGAGATTCGGCCCGAAGCCTACGCCCTGTTGCAGGAGTTTGCCCGCATCATGAACAGTGCTGATTCCAAACATTTGAAGGTGCTGGTCGTCGGTCACACTGACGACAAGCCGATCTCGCGTAAGGCGGTGGCTGATAAGCATCCCACCAACTGGCATCTCTCGACCGATCGCGCAAACTCGGTTGTGCTGGCACTCAAAAAATCGGGTCTGGCTGAACAGCGCATGGGTGCTGCAGGGTATAGCCTGTTCCAACCACTGGCACCTAATTCGGACGACAAGAACCGCCAGAAGAATCGCCGCGTCGAGATTTTCGTCCTCGCTCCTGACGCAGTCGTTGCTGGCTGGGAAACTGGTGGTGCGAACAATTGA
- a CDS encoding peroxiredoxin family protein: MSTIGTPDSASKTALLRQQQTRFRRRVFLVIAAVIVSFYGVIFTYHLLTPTPSQSASLQVLEQCREICLKYGLIPTGNIKQDAEAYLEAVKKPRLSEPLRELLADGQFIVAESRPHPLLKQPAPDFQLKNHEGQLVSLQETLAQGPVVLVFYYGYDCSHCVAQLFGLQEDLKYFQELGTRIVAISADPPEETKARFEEYGAFNFTVLSDPENKIAQQYGVFIPETAERPSDLKHGTFLINPAGKVFFSTFGYKPFLDNKSLLFMLNEFSQQSSPEPNSPEGT; this comes from the coding sequence ATGTCCACAATTGGCACTCCTGACTCAGCCTCAAAAACGGCACTTCTCCGGCAGCAGCAAACCCGTTTTCGTCGGAGGGTGTTTCTTGTCATTGCAGCGGTGATCGTGAGCTTCTATGGGGTGATCTTTACCTATCATCTGCTCACTCCGACCCCTTCTCAAAGCGCATCTCTCCAGGTGCTGGAGCAGTGCCGGGAGATTTGTCTCAAGTATGGGTTGATCCCCACGGGGAACATCAAACAGGATGCTGAGGCTTACCTGGAGGCGGTCAAGAAGCCCAGGCTCTCCGAACCTTTGCGTGAACTGCTGGCTGATGGACAGTTCATTGTGGCCGAATCGCGGCCGCATCCTTTGCTGAAGCAGCCGGCCCCCGATTTCCAGTTAAAGAACCACGAAGGGCAGCTGGTCTCCTTGCAGGAAACGCTCGCTCAAGGCCCGGTCGTTCTTGTCTTTTACTATGGTTACGACTGCAGTCATTGTGTCGCACAACTCTTTGGACTTCAGGAAGACCTGAAGTACTTTCAGGAACTGGGTACCCGGATCGTGGCGATCAGTGCCGATCCCCCCGAAGAGACCAAAGCCCGCTTTGAGGAATACGGCGCATTCAACTTTACCGTCTTGTCAGATCCTGAGAACAAGATTGCCCAGCAGTACGGAGTCTTTATCCCGGAAACGGCTGAACGTCCGTCCGATCTGAAACATGGAACCTTCCTCATCAATCCCGCCGGGAAGGTCTTCTTTTCGACCTTCGGCTACAAGCCGTTCCTCGACAACAAATCGCTGCTCTTCATGCTCAACGAGTTCTCGCAGCAGTCATCTCCAGAGCCTAATTCACCCGAGGGAACCTGA
- a CDS encoding PepSY-associated TM helix domain-containing protein produces the protein MSTSEFFRYALPAYRTVWRWHFYAGLFTVPFVIILSLSGIVYLFKAEIEDWLDQPYNHLVMTGQTASLPEQVNAALASKPESRFVSYELPVSPHHASRIVVSDAGKNWRIYVHPQTLAVLHAVPEQDRLMRQIFRLHGELMLGEDGSHLVELAASWTIIMILTGLYLWWPRHLRGFGGILYPRFTSGRQRFLRDLHGVTGFWISAFALILLVSGLPWSHFWGDYFREIRKLTGTSVAQQDWSNRSENPQTRPDTSGAKQASPTVPTTADGEHAGHASRESSSNAGESPTKSDRSNRRRNAAPVSPETLAQLPLVVQVVEPLQLPHPVILTPPASERQPWTVKSMTANRPWRETLKIDAMQGSILSRETFSDRHWIDRVVSIGIALHEGRLFGWPNQLLGLLTALGLILLSCTGPLMWWRRRAPGTLGAPAESKIAMRHEVLFALPFMLFVILLGILLPMFGVSLLAVLLIERVILRRIPPLRNWLGLAS, from the coding sequence ATGTCTACCAGCGAATTCTTCAGATATGCATTGCCTGCCTATCGCACTGTCTGGCGATGGCACTTCTATGCAGGGCTTTTCACAGTCCCGTTTGTCATCATTCTGTCACTCTCGGGAATCGTCTATCTCTTCAAAGCCGAGATCGAAGACTGGCTGGATCAGCCTTACAATCATCTGGTGATGACTGGTCAGACAGCAAGTCTGCCAGAGCAGGTGAATGCGGCTCTGGCGTCAAAGCCAGAGAGTCGTTTTGTTTCTTATGAGCTTCCCGTTTCTCCCCATCATGCCAGTCGAATTGTCGTCAGCGATGCCGGCAAGAACTGGCGGATCTATGTACATCCACAGACGCTGGCCGTTTTGCATGCAGTTCCCGAACAGGATCGACTGATGCGCCAGATCTTCCGGTTGCATGGTGAACTGATGCTTGGAGAGGACGGTTCTCATCTGGTTGAGCTCGCTGCATCCTGGACAATCATCATGATTCTTACGGGACTCTATCTCTGGTGGCCCCGTCATCTGCGTGGCTTCGGCGGGATTCTCTACCCTCGTTTCACAAGTGGAAGGCAGCGTTTTCTCCGCGATCTGCATGGAGTCACGGGATTCTGGATCTCCGCCTTTGCACTCATTCTGCTGGTTTCCGGTTTGCCATGGTCTCACTTCTGGGGTGATTACTTCCGTGAGATCCGCAAGCTCACGGGCACGTCCGTCGCACAGCAGGATTGGTCGAATCGCTCGGAGAACCCTCAGACACGACCCGATACTTCCGGGGCCAAACAGGCATCACCCACCGTTCCCACAACTGCTGATGGCGAACATGCCGGGCATGCCTCACGAGAATCCAGCTCGAACGCCGGAGAATCTCCCACAAAGTCGGATCGCTCGAACAGAAGACGAAATGCCGCCCCGGTCTCGCCCGAAACGTTGGCGCAGTTGCCACTCGTTGTACAAGTCGTGGAACCGCTCCAGTTGCCACATCCCGTGATCTTGACTCCACCCGCTTCTGAGCGACAGCCCTGGACCGTGAAATCAATGACTGCGAATCGTCCCTGGCGGGAGACTCTGAAAATCGACGCCATGCAAGGTTCGATTCTCTCTCGCGAAACTTTCTCTGATCGTCACTGGATTGATCGCGTTGTCAGTATTGGAATTGCCCTCCATGAAGGACGACTGTTTGGTTGGCCCAATCAACTTCTCGGCTTACTTACGGCTCTTGGCCTGATCCTGTTGTCCTGTACGGGGCCACTGATGTGGTGGCGACGACGAGCGCCAGGCACGTTAGGTGCCCCTGCCGAATCAAAGATCGCGATGCGTCATGAAGTCCTGTTTGCCCTACCCTTCATGCTTTTCGTGATCCTTTTGGGGATTCTGCTCCCCATGTTCGGTGTCTCGCTGCTGGCTGTCCTGCTGATTGAACGAGTCATTCTGAGAAGAATTCCACCACTACGAAACTGGCTGGGGCTGGCTTCTTAG
- a CDS encoding DUF1559 domain-containing protein — translation MYRSYRHSGRRVETYSLKVRRSSSDYLYNIDPEKDLFMKVPDTPRHRGFTLIELLVVIAIIAILIALLLPAVQQAREAARRTQCRNNLKQFGLAMHNYESTFTMLPMVNAQNYLPNTQGFSPQARLLPYFDQAVLQNTLDFTQPAFTGPFNNLVPNPNFAAAFATPLAMLLCPSDPAPTQNTGAGGAIYAGTNYFVSFGSGTGTNYDLRWKTDGIVYENSNVRMRDVTDGTSNTVFMSESVRSTGSDVTFPAGTLPPFPYQLTMNGSTGVGTTLGTSQGMPPTGGAWSSFANAQGFIANPDLNAVWPTMTNWRGAASLALRGRGTSWAHSGAISTLTNGYSTPNSRIPDVVTHFTGYFGPRSYHVGGAHALMGDGTVRFLGDNIDTRIHRGLHSTNGGEVLGEF, via the coding sequence ATGTATCGTTCATACCGTCACTCCGGCCGCAGGGTAGAAACCTACTCACTCAAAGTGCGCCGGTCGTCAAGTGACTATCTATACAACATTGATCCCGAGAAAGACCTCTTTATGAAAGTTCCTGATACTCCTCGTCACCGAGGTTTCACACTCATTGAACTCCTGGTGGTGATCGCGATCATCGCCATTCTGATTGCTCTGCTGCTTCCGGCTGTCCAACAGGCTCGCGAGGCAGCGAGGCGAACGCAATGTCGTAATAACCTCAAGCAGTTCGGCCTCGCAATGCATAACTATGAGAGCACCTTTACGATGCTCCCCATGGTGAATGCCCAGAATTACCTGCCGAATACTCAGGGGTTTTCGCCACAAGCTCGTTTACTCCCTTACTTTGATCAGGCTGTCCTCCAGAACACCCTGGACTTCACCCAGCCGGCATTCACCGGGCCATTTAATAACCTGGTGCCCAACCCAAACTTTGCTGCCGCATTTGCAACGCCTCTCGCCATGTTGCTCTGCCCCAGCGATCCGGCGCCAACCCAGAATACAGGGGCCGGCGGTGCGATCTATGCCGGTACGAACTATTTCGTGAGTTTTGGAAGCGGCACAGGCACCAATTACGACCTTCGCTGGAAAACAGACGGCATCGTCTATGAAAACAGCAATGTCCGCATGCGCGATGTCACTGATGGAACGTCGAACACCGTTTTCATGAGTGAGTCGGTTCGTAGTACCGGAAGTGATGTCACATTCCCGGCGGGTACCCTACCCCCCTTTCCTTATCAGCTCACGATGAATGGTTCAACGGGTGTCGGCACAACACTCGGGACGTCTCAAGGGATGCCTCCTACGGGTGGGGCCTGGTCATCGTTTGCCAATGCCCAGGGCTTTATCGCAAACCCGGATCTGAATGCGGTATGGCCTACCATGACAAACTGGCGAGGAGCCGCCAGTCTGGCTCTGCGAGGCCGTGGGACCTCCTGGGCACATTCAGGAGCGATCAGTACGCTCACAAATGGCTATAGCACACCGAATAGCCGTATTCCTGATGTGGTGACTCACTTTACCGGCTATTTTGGGCCGCGCAGCTACCACGTGGGCGGGGCGCATGCACTCATGGGCGATGGCACAGTACGTTTCCTGGGTGACAACATTGACACTCGAATTCATCGTGGACTTCACAGTACCAACGGTGGTGAGGTTCTGGGTGAATTCTAG
- a CDS encoding DUF4198 domain-containing protein, with protein sequence MLTSLMMINQKASATSILAHAILALSVAAISTIASAHDTWVQTNVAQVAPSEVVHIDLMLGNHGNEHRDFKLASKIGIDKVSFDLISPDGNQQDLKSRVADIGNAAKEGFWSVRQVASQPGTYVAAQSLDTLHGTTRAYRNAKCYFQVGEKVGGVDPLKPLGQPIELVPQSNPATAKAGEPITVQVLLKGKPLADATMSFIPRGAELAADFDPNFERKTDASGKATFTPAEANYYLVVVHHAADDETGEKYERSHYAATLTLNIAR encoded by the coding sequence ATGCTGACTTCTTTAATGATGATCAATCAAAAAGCAAGTGCGACTTCAATTCTGGCACATGCCATACTCGCTTTAAGTGTGGCAGCTATCAGTACGATCGCTAGCGCTCACGATACCTGGGTTCAAACCAATGTCGCCCAGGTAGCTCCCAGCGAAGTGGTCCATATCGATCTCATGCTCGGAAATCACGGCAACGAACATCGCGATTTCAAACTCGCCAGTAAAATCGGTATCGATAAGGTTAGCTTTGACCTGATCTCACCCGATGGAAACCAGCAGGATCTCAAGTCGCGCGTGGCCGATATTGGTAATGCCGCAAAGGAAGGTTTCTGGTCAGTCCGGCAGGTCGCAAGCCAGCCCGGCACATATGTCGCTGCTCAATCGCTCGATACGTTGCATGGCACGACACGCGCTTATCGCAACGCGAAATGCTACTTCCAGGTGGGTGAAAAGGTCGGCGGTGTCGATCCTTTGAAGCCGCTGGGCCAGCCCATCGAATTGGTACCGCAGAGCAATCCAGCCACAGCCAAGGCAGGTGAGCCGATCACAGTTCAAGTGCTTCTCAAGGGGAAACCGCTGGCCGATGCGACCATGTCGTTCATCCCCCGCGGTGCAGAACTCGCCGCCGACTTCGATCCAAACTTTGAACGCAAGACCGATGCCTCTGGCAAGGCGACGTTTACGCCAGCGGAAGCGAACTACTATCTGGTCGTCGTGCATCACGCCGCTGATGACGAAACAGGCGAGAAGTACGAACGCTCTCACTACGCCGCCACACTCACGCTGAACATCGCCCGCTGA